CGGTAAGTATGACTTCCGGCTTTAGACAGCAACTACAGGTTCTGATCGTAATTAGTTGGTTAACACATTTACGTCTTGATCCAAATTAACGATTTAATAAACTGCCAACGTATTTTAACAACTCATTGGCGCAAGTGGGACAGTATCCGTGCTCCGCTATCAATCTGGCACTAACCTCGTTTACCCGCTTCAACTGTTCAGCGTCTGGCGTCTTGGTGGAAGTAGTAATTTTGACCACATCTTTAAGATCCGCAAATAATTTTTTCTCAATGGCTTCCCTTAAACGTTCGTGAGAACTGTAATTAAAGCGCTTGTTCTTACGCGCATAGCTAGAAAGTCTGATTAATATTTCTTCCCGGAAAGCTTTCTTAGCGCCTTCAGAGACACCTATTTGCTCTTCTATGGAGCGCATTAATTTTTCATCCGGATCCAATTCTTCGTCAGTAATAGGATCTTTTAACTTCAGCCCGTTACAATACGCCTCAACATTATCCAGATAGTTGTTAAACAAAACTTTAGCAGATTCTTCGTAGGAGTAAACAAATGCCTTCTGTACTTCTTTTTTAGCCATTTCGTCATATTCTTTCCGGGCTACCGAAATAAAATTCAGCAAACGGTCTCGTTCTTCTTTCGTTATTGACGGATGCTGATCCAACCCTTCTTTTAAAGCACGTAGTACATCTAATGGATTAATGCAAAGGTTTGAGGTGCGAATCAACGCAGATGACAGGCGGTTGATCACATAACGGGGATCAACACCGCTCATGCCTTCATCTATAGCTTCTGAATGAAGTTCATGTAAATCTTTTTGCTTAAACCCTTCCACATCTTCTCCGTCGTAAAGCTTCATCTTTTTGACCAAATCCATACCCTGTTTTTTTGATTCTTTCATCCTTGACAGTACTGAAAAAATACTGGCTACTCGCAGGGCATGTGGCGCGATGTGAATATCCCGCAAGTCGCTTTGCTTGATCAGCTTTTCATATATCTTTACTTCATCACTGACTTTTAAGTTATAGGGTATTTTCATAACGATTATCCGGGACTGCAAGGCCTCATTTTTTTTGTTGCTAATAAATGTTTTATATTCATTTTCATTTGTGTGCGCAACTATCATCTCATCCGCATAGATTAACGCAAAACGTCCGGCCTTAAAATTTCCTTCCTGGGAGAGGCTAAGTAAATTCCATAAAAATTTTTCATCACACTTCAACATCTCTTGGAATTCCATCATTCCCCTGTTGGCTATGTTTAATTCACCATCAAAACGGTACGCACGCGGATCAGATTCTGAACCATATTCGGCGATAGTGGAAAAATCAAGACTGCCGGTTAAGTCAGCTATGTCCTGTGATTTAGGATCAGAAGGGGTGAACGTGCCTACGCCAACCCGGTCATCTTCTGATAGAAACACTCTCTCTACAGGTACTTTTTCAATATTACCGGAATACTCGTTCTCCACCATAAGACGGCATGATGGACATAGTTCTCCTTCAATGTAAACATCATATTCTTTTTGAAAATCTTCTCTTAATTCTTTTGGGATCAAATGCAAAGGCTCCTCATGCATGGGGCATCCTTTGATCCCATAGACAGCTCCTTCATCGGTTCGGCTATACCTTTCCAAACCTCTTTTCAGCATAGCCACCAAGGTTGACTTTCCCCCACTCACAGGTCCCATTAGAAGCAAAATACGTTTCCTTACATCAAGACGGCGCGCAGCCGGGTGGAAATATTCTTCTACGAGTTTTTCCAGGGTTTTATCAAGTCCAAAAATTTCGGTAGAAAAAAATTTGTATTGTTTCGTACCTTCTTTTTCTTCTATCCCGGCAGACCTGATCATTTTATAAATCCTGGAGTGGGCAAGTTGGGATGTACAGGGCCTTTCTTTTAAAACCTCAAGGTAATCCTGGAATGTCCCTTCCCAGGCAAGCTGTCTTTCTAAGGAGCGGTATTCTTCTAAACGCCTAAGAAAATCCATTGTTTCACTCCTTTCTACCACATCAAGTTCTCCAGTAACTTTTTATAGTTAGGTCTAAATTTGCATGAATAATACATTATATGCAACGTTAACAAAAAGAAGAATGGTAGCAGGCAGCAGTAAAAACGCTTTAACTAATAGTATTTATCATTTAAAACTATTATTAAGGGTATTACGAAGAATAAAAAAAGCCACAAGAAATTTGTGGCAGTAAGATTATTTTTAATTTCAACTTGAAAGCAAAACTACCAGGCGACAGGTATTACTACTTTATCCATTTCCTTACCATCTTTAGGACTTTTCCAATAAACTTCCACTTTCCCTTTGCCAGGTGAATTTACCTGATATTTTAATGGCAGGACAAAATCCCCTCTTCCGGGAGCGCCTTGTGCGGCGGTGGCAAAACCACTTGCTAATTCTTTCCCTGAATCGTCCAGCAGCCTAGCGCTTACCGTTGCTTCGAATACCCTGGCGCTGCCGCGCACCTCTAAAGGTGATGCCACTACCTGGTCTGGTGCCGGACTGGTCAACCAGATAGCTGGTTCATAAACTTTCGCAACATCTCTAGCAAAAGGCTGCGAGTATAGTCCCACATGACCCCACCAGTTTTTTGCTTCCTGATCCACTGTTCCTTCCACTAGGAAAGACACTTTCTGAACACCTGGAAATTCAGTGACAGTATTTATTATACTCTGGATACCTAATTCTTCACCTGAAGCTCCTACGTTGGCGCGTAGCACATCCCGGGAAAAATCCACTGTCGCTAAACCGTCTTGTACGGAGATACCCCGGATCTTTGTTCCCGCCGGCAACACCCGTACCGCGCCAGGTGTAACAGGGTTGGTGTTAATCAATTCTTCCAACGCCGCTTTGATAACTTCCTTGGTATAGGGAACTTGGTGCACTTCCCGGACTAGATAGGCATCGTCAGCGGTAATTTTAACATAGTATACCGGCAGATTTGTTTTTTGATCATCTTTGGCTATCTCACCCTGAGAGGGGGTCGCAGCCTGCTCTTGCTCCCCACTGGGTTGATTGCCAACCTGTGGCTTGCATGCCGTAACAGTTAATAATAGTAGAAACAAAGTCAGTAGCACCCAGGTAACTTTGGTTTTTCTGCTCTTACTTGATATCAAGTTACATCACCTCTCTTCCAGTATGATATTATTATACTAAACAACCCCGTAACATCAACTAATTTGTTATATGCCTGAAGCCCATTCTCCTAAGCATTGCCAGACAAGCCTGGTCTTCAATATCACCTTCCAGCGGGTTTAATGCAATGTCTATCCCACGTCTCTTTAAAGCGAGGCTTATTAAGTAATCTGCTAGTATGGCATTTTTTGGCAATAGGGGGCCGTGTAAATAAGAACAAAATACATTTTTATAACGGGCGCCTTCCAGACCATCTTTTCCGTTGTTGCCGTTGCCGGAAACAACTCTGCCAAAAGGCTCGCAATTTTAATCTCAATTTATGACCCCCTCCACGCGCCGTGAGGTCCAATTAACTATTTTCACAACCTGCCTGTCTTTGGAATAAAGAAATTCCATAAGAATTTTTCTTAATAATCCTACCCTCCGCAAGCAGATAATCCACATGGGCAAATACTTCAGAGATGCCAAGGTAGATTTCAAAACCACTAATTTGCGGGTAATAAAACCTCATCAACTGGTAGACACTGTGACTGTTATTTTCCAGAACGGATGTCATTAAATTCAGGCGCTCTTTGTGATGCTCTCTGGCTTTTTTTACTGATTCCAGGCCATTCTCAATATTTTTTCCATGGCCTGGCAAGATAAGACGCGGTTTGAGGTTTTCCAAGAGATCCAATCCGCCCAGATACTGTTTGAGGGTCGGCAACCTCTTTGTGAAATTACCGGGATCCGGTTCCATGTTCGGGTTTGGCGAAATATGTTTGAGGATGAAATCGCCGGCCAGTAAACACATCCCGTCCTGATCATAAAGGCAGATATGACCGTCGGAGTGGCCGGGCATGTGCAGCGTCAATAGCGCTCCGCCTTCAAACTTTAAGGTCTCCCCGCCTGATAATATTGTTACGCCTGTATCAGGCAGCACAGGTTTTCCAACAGCGTCATTATCATTTAATATTTCTTTCAGCGCCTCTGTAGGCATACCGGCCTCTTGAAAAAAAGAAAGCCGTTCCTGATAAAAATCGTAATCAAGGGTCAGCTTGCGGACCTCAAATCGATGAACATAGATCTGCGCCCCGGCAATTTCACTCAACCAGCGCGCCAAACCGCTATGGTCGGTATGGCTGTGGGTCAGCACAACTCTGGAAATGTCTTTTATATCAACACCCAGGGAAGCCAATCCTTCAGCGAGGGATTGTTTCGCTTCCGCTGTTTCAGGACCCGGGTCCACTAGAGTATAGGGTTGGTTTTTAACTAAATACGCGTTAACAGGCCCGACAGGATAAGGTGTGTGAACAGGTATTTTATAAATTTCAAGCATAATTTATGCTCTGGTCGGAGCGATGATAAAGCCCGACAAGTCGCCCTGAGGTTCTTTCCATTCTATTTCCAAACCGGTAACATCTGCTCTTGAAGGTCCTTGACGGCACCAATCAATCATTTTATCAACATTTTCCCGTTCACCCTCAAAAATCCCTTCAACTCTACCATCAAGCATGTTTTTAACCCAACCAGCCAATTCCAGGGCTACAGCCATCTCCCGTGCCTTAGCCCGATAATATACACCCTGTACCTTCCCGCTAACTATTACATGCGCACAGACTATAGACATTTTTTTATCTCATGCCTCTTTTCCCGCTTACTAAATTACATAATTAATTATACCAAGATATTTTTAATAATTAAACAAAAAAATACCAATAACAGGAAAAGGGGCAAAAGATAGTTTGCTATTTAATTATCTCTACCCACATCAATTTTTTCTGTTGGGGAATCTTCATCATCCAGGCCACCGAAGCTTTTATAAAAAACCCCATCGTCGCCTACTTCGTAGGGGATATCATCAACATCTTCCGTGTCCCGCTTTTGGGTTGGGTCAAACCTGGCATAACCGTAATAACTCCCACCTCTCGACCACTCTTCGTTTGTCTCACTATAATTTGCTACTTCCCGCCAAGCATCTTCACCGTCATATCCTACAGCTTCAGGATCACCCGTAAATGTACCGGCAAAGGGCTTGCCTATAACTTCCTCCTCAACTGGACGCACATTCTGGTCGGGAATCTTCTCTTCCGCCTCTTTACAGTCCCGGCACAAAGTCGTATAAGGTACGGCATCGAGCCGTTCTATTTGAATTTTACCGCCGCAAACATCACAAATACCATAAGTACCATTATTAATCTTTTCTAAGGCTTCATTTACGGCAGTTAAAGTAATCATAGCATTTTCACGCAAGGCAAAATCCTTGCTTCGTTCAAAGACCTCAGAACCAATATCGGCCGGGTGATTGTCGTAATTAGACAGTTCACTGACAGAATAACCCAGTGATACATCTAAACCCTGATCATCAAAATATTTGATGCGGTCCGCTAGGTTTTGCCTCAAGTTTTCAAGCTTATCTTTAATTTGTGAATATTGTTTTTCCTGCATCACTCAACCTCCGTGTTTTGATCCATATTTTTTTACGCACCCACCTTTAATTGAACCATTCTCACTATTTCAGCTATAAAATTACCGATTAACGGTAAGTTAAGCATAACCAAAATACGTAAGAAATATAAAACGACAGCGCCCAGGATTGTAAATCCGATAGCTATTCCTACCCCCCTGGCCAGTCCCGCTATGAAATTTACATACATCAACCGCCAGGGTTGTTCAAGTAGCTTAACGTACTCGGCAAGTTTCATCTTTTCGATACTCACCGATAAATTGGTTATCTTATCTAAAAGAAGCCTTAATAACCGGTTTTCATCGTTACTCAAAAAATCACCCTTCTACAGCGGTGCCGGCGCACCTGAAGTTGATAAATAAATCTTTAAAACTATTGTATCCAACAAACACTTAAAAAATTGAAAGGGGCAGCTATTTGCTGTCCCTTCCGTTTTATCCAAAAATTTTTCACATTCTTCACTAAATTTCTCTTTACTGGCATATGAAACACAAGCACCGAAACAACGAGCATTAAAGCTAACATTATTTCACATTAATTACTGTTATAAACAACATTAGATAAGTTTACTCCCTAAAATTCCAAGATAACTCACTTCAATCCGCTCTCTATCAATAACCTCTTTATCCACACCCCCCTTATTACTTTCTCTATCTAAATATATGTTTATAGGGTTTAAACTTTCCTGGTAATATTATGTTTAATCTTTGAGCAGAGTGGGTTTTCTGTATTGCGGGCAGCCACATGACTGCCCCGGATCAATCCGGTCCAAGGTGTGAAGCAGAATGTTTCCGATTCTAAGTGGTTCATTGTAAAATATACCGGCCATTTCTTCATAATCCCATTCCTTGATTACACCTTCAGCATAATTTACCACCATATCCAAACGTCCGTAACAAGCGCCAATTTCCCGGGCCAAATAAACCTCCGGGCACATGCTTTGCCCTACAACATCCGCGCCCAGCCGGTAGAGCATTTCTATTTCGGCCGGGCTTTCAAAATGCCTGCCGTCTGTTACGGCGTACACACCCCGGTCAAAAACCCGGCCAACTGCTTCACACTCGGCAATCCGCACTAATTCCTTTCTTATATCCGGACAAACGCACTTGCGCATGGTTAATAAATAAGATCCGCCCAAACCCACATCTTTACGCATGGAAAAATCAAGATAGTCAGTGGGAACGATTACGTCACGTGGACGCAAGAGCCGGTTAATCGATCCGACTCCACCTTCCGATACTATCTTTTTAACACCTGCTTCACGCAATACCCAAAAAACCTGACGAGAAGCATCCGCCCTGAGAATACTGCCCCTCCACCCATGCATTTTGAGTGTGATGATCTTCTTTTTTTTTAACATGAATAATTTAAAAGGAGGGCTCATACCGTAAGGTGTGTTAATAGTCAGACCCGTGGTGATAATCTGAACGTCGTCTCGTTTTAAATCTTCGGGAAAATTAATTGAAAATGTGCTTGACCCTCCGATTATGGCATAATCTACTTGAGGAACCTTGTTTACGTCCAATTATGCTCCTCCCGCAAAATATTTCTTAAAAAACACCCGCGAGTGATATTTATTATTATTCGCTATTGTTGTTGACAAAAAACCTCCCGGAGGTTTCCGGGAGGTTTTATTAATTTGGGTTAGCGCACACTCGCGAGAACATCCGCCAAGACATTCTTAATATCCTGGTCTCCATTAATGTTCTTAAGAATGCCTTGTTTTGCATAGTAGTCAATTAACGGCTGTGTTTGCGCTTCATATATATCAAGCCGGTTACCTACCGCAACCTCGTTGTCGTCGCTGCGCTGGTACAGCTCACCGCCGCATTTGCACTTTCCTTCCTCTTCGGGTTTATTGAAGATTACATGGTAGCTGGCGCCGCAGGAACGGCAAATACGGCGTCCGGTCAGGCGGTCCATCAATCTTTCCCTAGGCACGTCAATATTAATCACGCCATCCGCTTTAATACCCAACTCTTTAAAAGTTTCATCAAGCGCTTCGGCTTGAGCTACAGTCCTGGGGAAGCCGTCAAGCAGAAATCCTTTAGCGCAATCAGGTTGAGAAATGCGGTCTTTTACCATACCCACAACCACGGAATCGGGCACTAATTCACCTTTATCCATATATTCCTTGGCCTTTTTACCCATATCGGTACCTTCCTTAATAGCGGCACGGAACATATCACCCGTGGAAACATGAGTAATTTGAAGTTCTTTAACCAGCACCTCCGCTTGAGTCCCTTTACCTGCTCCTGGCGGTCCCATAATTAAGAGTTTCACAACTATCCCTCCCCTTTTTTTCTTATTAAATAAATATCTGTCTAAGCTCAACATTGCTATTTTAACATAAACTAGATAAATCTGAAAATAACCGGCTGTTAAATCTATAAAATTTCTCAAAAATAATTAATTAAACATTAGCTAGCTAAATCAACCCCAAACGTTGCGCTTCAGCTATAGCGGTATCAACCATCGTTTTGTCGTTTTCTATCTTCTCTTTTATTTGTTCAGCATCCATCTCTTGACACCCGG
This is a stretch of genomic DNA from Pelotomaculum isophthalicicum JI. It encodes these proteins:
- a CDS encoding PrkA family serine protein kinase, yielding MDFLRRLEEYRSLERQLAWEGTFQDYLEVLKERPCTSQLAHSRIYKMIRSAGIEEKEGTKQYKFFSTEIFGLDKTLEKLVEEYFHPAARRLDVRKRILLLMGPVSGGKSTLVAMLKRGLERYSRTDEGAVYGIKGCPMHEEPLHLIPKELREDFQKEYDVYIEGELCPSCRLMVENEYSGNIEKVPVERVFLSEDDRVGVGTFTPSDPKSQDIADLTGSLDFSTIAEYGSESDPRAYRFDGELNIANRGMMEFQEMLKCDEKFLWNLLSLSQEGNFKAGRFALIYADEMIVAHTNENEYKTFISNKKNEALQSRIIVMKIPYNLKVSDEVKIYEKLIKQSDLRDIHIAPHALRVASIFSVLSRMKESKKQGMDLVKKMKLYDGEDVEGFKQKDLHELHSEAIDEGMSGVDPRYVINRLSSALIRTSNLCINPLDVLRALKEGLDQHPSITKEERDRLLNFISVARKEYDEMAKKEVQKAFVYSYEESAKVLFNNYLDNVEAYCNGLKLKDPITDEELDPDEKLMRSIEEQIGVSEGAKKAFREEILIRLSSYARKNKRFNYSSHERLREAIEKKLFADLKDVVKITTSTKTPDAEQLKRVNEVSARLIAEHGYCPTCANELLKYVGSLLNR
- a CDS encoding Gmad2 immunoglobulin-like domain-containing protein, whose protein sequence is MFLLLLTVTACKPQVGNQPSGEQEQAATPSQGEIAKDDQKTNLPVYYVKITADDAYLVREVHQVPYTKEVIKAALEELINTNPVTPGAVRVLPAGTKIRGISVQDGLATVDFSRDVLRANVGASGEELGIQSIINTVTEFPGVQKVSFLVEGTVDQEAKNWWGHVGLYSQPFARDVAKVYEPAIWLTSPAPDQVVASPLEVRGSARVFEATVSARLLDDSGKELASGFATAAQGAPGRGDFVLPLKYQVNSPGKGKVEVYWKSPKDGKEMDKVVIPVAW
- a CDS encoding MBL fold metallo-hydrolase, with the translated sequence MLEIYKIPVHTPYPVGPVNAYLVKNQPYTLVDPGPETAEAKQSLAEGLASLGVDIKDISRVVLTHSHTDHSGLARWLSEIAGAQIYVHRFEVRKLTLDYDFYQERLSFFQEAGMPTEALKEILNDNDAVGKPVLPDTGVTILSGGETLKFEGGALLTLHMPGHSDGHICLYDQDGMCLLAGDFILKHISPNPNMEPDPGNFTKRLPTLKQYLGGLDLLENLKPRLILPGHGKNIENGLESVKKAREHHKERLNLMTSVLENNSHSVYQLMRFYYPQISGFEIYLGISEVFAHVDYLLAEGRIIKKNSYGISLFQRQAGCENS
- a CDS encoding acylphosphatase, with translation MSIVCAHVIVSGKVQGVYYRAKAREMAVALELAGWVKNMLDGRVEGIFEGERENVDKMIDWCRQGPSRADVTGLEIEWKEPQGDLSGFIIAPTRA
- a CDS encoding TraR/DksA C4-type zinc finger protein, translating into MQEKQYSQIKDKLENLRQNLADRIKYFDDQGLDVSLGYSVSELSNYDNHPADIGSEVFERSKDFALRENAMITLTAVNEALEKINNGTYGICDVCGGKIQIERLDAVPYTTLCRDCKEAEEKIPDQNVRPVEEEVIGKPFAGTFTGDPEAVGYDGEDAWREVANYSETNEEWSRGGSYYGYARFDPTQKRDTEDVDDIPYEVGDDGVFYKSFGGLDDEDSPTEKIDVGRDN
- a CDS encoding DUF5665 domain-containing protein — its product is MSNDENRLLRLLLDKITNLSVSIEKMKLAEYVKLLEQPWRLMYVNFIAGLARGVGIAIGFTILGAVVLYFLRILVMLNLPLIGNFIAEIVRMVQLKVGA
- a CDS encoding MTAP family purine nucleoside phosphorylase — translated: MDVNKVPQVDYAIIGGSSTFSINFPEDLKRDDVQIITTGLTINTPYGMSPPFKLFMLKKKKIITLKMHGWRGSILRADASRQVFWVLREAGVKKIVSEGGVGSINRLLRPRDVIVPTDYLDFSMRKDVGLGGSYLLTMRKCVCPDIRKELVRIAECEAVGRVFDRGVYAVTDGRHFESPAEIEMLYRLGADVVGQSMCPEVYLAREIGACYGRLDMVVNYAEGVIKEWDYEEMAGIFYNEPLRIGNILLHTLDRIDPGQSCGCPQYRKPTLLKD
- a CDS encoding adenylate kinase — encoded protein: MKLLIMGPPGAGKGTQAEVLVKELQITHVSTGDMFRAAIKEGTDMGKKAKEYMDKGELVPDSVVVGMVKDRISQPDCAKGFLLDGFPRTVAQAEALDETFKELGIKADGVINIDVPRERLMDRLTGRRICRSCGASYHVIFNKPEEEGKCKCGGELYQRSDDNEVAVGNRLDIYEAQTQPLIDYYAKQGILKNINGDQDIKNVLADVLASVR